In Castanea sativa cultivar Marrone di Chiusa Pesio chromosome 6, ASM4071231v1, a single window of DNA contains:
- the LOC142640592 gene encoding G-type lectin S-receptor-like serine/threonine-protein kinase At4g03230 isoform X1 has protein sequence MASKREKSIIRSSRNLLLSSIFFLYIFLLCSFHVYCSARDILKRGEWIDFKQGSTLVSPGGMFELGFFTRPLESSSPKMFVGIQYHKRAKQAIVWVANRNNPIPEGSIGVFGIKEDGNLKVWDTSGIIYWSTDLENSSSTNQIVKLMDSGNLVLSDDDDESSKSLWESFKYPTDTFLPGMKMDANITLESWTGSGDPASGQFVFKQDQLGEGIYTITKIPVDYWKSRIPGKFLNSDKMPYPIANLLSNSGTKANYTYFKNETKAALSQNYDNARLVMDYSGQLRYLIWDKKRDDWSLAWEVPEDKCSIYNACGKLGSCNINNWWMCKCLPGSKPTYPERWYSRNFTDGCTRNPTLCDKSGTTFFSLNVIKVSNPSTDFSVKDEEECRKECVAQCQCQAYSYQANENSTLRVDTSTNTNWCWIWNNDPSDIQEEYTIDRNISISDRNISIRVAKSDIGSTVRNCEPCGTNVIPYPLSTRPNCGDPLYLSFYCNYSTGELSFKALTHTYRVNVIFPSEQKFVIQVNFTDNSHSRNFGDQWLNHSLPFRVNSSFHDGSGNVNSKDTGVEIISWEPPLEPTCDSPADCKDWPHSTCNAATDGKMRCLCTTNFRWDASNLTCTTGSSKENSTGKMSLALIVLASLISVVVLSCTIICTYIWRKKMAKRQEIQSMDKRKRALRTLDTERHVKDLIDSGEFREEGETTDIDLPFFDLEIILEATHNFSDANKLGQGGYGPVYKGTFPGGQEIAVKRLSSVSRQGLQEFKNEVVLIAKLQHRNLVRLRGYCIKGEEKILLYEYLPNKSLDSFIFDKKLSILLDWEMRFNIIMGIARGLLYLHQDSRLRIIHRDLKTGNILLDHEMNPKISDFGLAKMVGGKETGANTTKVVGTYGYMSPEYILDGIFSIKSDVFSFGVVLLEIISGRKNTGFYQSEQALSLIGYAWKLWTENMVLDLIDETLPETCNVVQFVKCVNVGLLCVQQLPDDRPTMSNVVTMLDSETATVPTPKQPAFVPRRGQSNTTSSSSRPETSSSI, from the exons TCCTGAGGGTTCCATTGGAGTTTTCGGAATTAAAGAAGATGGCAACCTCAAGGTTTGGGATACTTCTGGAATAATATATTGGTCTACAGATCTTGAGAATTCCTCGTCCACAAATCAGATTGTGAAGCTCATGGATTCTGGCAACCTGGTCTTAagcgatgatgatgatgagtcGTCAAAAAGTTTGTGGGAGAGCTTCAAATATCCAACTGATACATTTCTTCCAGGCATGAAGATGGATGCAAATATTACATTGGAATCATGGACAGGCTCTGGTGACCCAGCAAGTGGACAGTTCGTGTTTAAGCAAGATCAATTAGGAGAGGGCATCTACACTATCACAAAAATACCGGTTGATTACTGGAAAAGTCGGATCCCAGGTAAGTTCTTGAACTCAGATAAAATGCCTTATCCCATAGCCAACTTATTATCAAACTCTGGCACGAAGGCCAATTATACGTATTTCAAAAACGAAACAAAAGCAGCACTGTCTCAGAATTATGATAACGCAAGGCTGGTGATGGATTACAGCGGGCAGTTAAGGTATCTAATCTGGGATAAAAAGAGGGATGATTGGTCTTTGGCATGGGAGGTGCCTGAAGACAAATGTAGCATTTACAATGCCTGTGGGAAATTAGGCAGCTGCAATATCAACAATTGGTGGATGTGCAAATGTTTGCCAGGGTCCAAGCCTACTTATCCAGAGCGGTGGTATTCTAGAAATTTTACTGATGGGTGCACCAGAAATCCGACATTATGTGACAAGAGTGGGACGACATTCTTTAGCTTAAATGTCATAAAAGTGAGTAATCCAAGCACAGATTTCTCGGTAAAAGACGAAGAAGAATGCAGAAAAGAGTGTGTTGCGCAATGCCAATGCCAGGCCTATTCATACCAGGCAAATGAAAACAGCACGCTAAGAGTTGACACTAGTACTAATACTAACTGGTGCTGGATTTGGAATAATGATCCAAGTGATATTCAAGAAGAGTATACAATCGATCGAAACATCTCCATCAGCGATCGAAACATCTCCATTCGCGTTGCAAAATCCGACATAG GATCAACTGTAAGGAACTGTGAGCCTTGTGGCACAAACGTGATCCCCTATCCTCTGAGCACAAGACCAAATTGTGGTGACCCCTTGTACTTAAGCTTTTACTGCAACTATTCAACAGGCGAGCTTAGCTTCAAGGCACTCACTCACACCTATCGAGTCAATGTTATCTTTCCAAGTGAACAGAAATTTGTCATCCAAGTCAATTTTACAGATAATAGTCATTCTAGAAATTTTGGAGATCAGTGGCTCAATCATTCCTTGCCATTTAGAGTGAACAGCTCATTCCATGATGGTTCGGGCAACGTTAACTCTAAAGATACAGGTGTAGAGATTATTAGTTGGGAGCCACCACTGGAGCCAACGTGTGATTCCCCTGCAGACTGCAAGGATTGGCCGCATTCAACATGCAATGCAGCAACAGATGGAAAGATGAGGTGCCTTTGCACCACAAACTTCCGTTGGGATGCCTCAAATTTGACTTGTACTACAG GGTCATCCAAAGAGAATTCAACAGGAAAGATGTCGTTGGCTTTGATTGTTCTGGCATCTCTTATAAGTGTGGTTGTTCTCTCATGTACCATTATTTGTACATATATTTGGAGAAAAAAGATGGCCAAGAGGCAAG AAATCCAAAGCatggataaaagaaaaagagcacTTCGCACATTGGACACCGAACGACATGTCAAAGACTTGATAGACTCGGGCGAGTTTAGAGAAGAAGGTGAGACGACAGACATTGATCTGCCCTTTTTTGATTTGGAAATCATACTAGAAGCTACGCATAACTTCTCAGATGCAAACAAGCTCGGACAAGGTGGCTATGGGCCTGTTTATAAG GGTACATTTCCAGGAGGTCAAGAAATTGCAGTAAAGAGGCTCTCGAGTGTCTCAAGACAAGGTTTAcaagaatttaaaaatgaaGTGGTGTTGATTGCAAAACTTCAACATAGAAATCTCGTTAGACTTCGAGGATATTGCATaaaaggggaagaaaaaattttactatatgAGTACCTACCTAACAAAAGCTTAGACTCATTTATATTTG ATAAAAAACTAAGCATTCTTTTGGATTGGGAGATGCGCTTCAACATAATTATGGGAATAGCTCGAGGGCTTCTTTATCTCCACCAAGACTCCAGATTAAGGATCATCCATAGAGATCTAAAAACTGGCAACATTCTTCTAGATCATGAGATGAACCCTAAAATATCTGACTTTGGGTTGGCAAAGATGGTTGGAGGCAAAGAAACTGGGGCAAACACTACCAAAGTAGTTGGAACTTA TGGCTATATGTCTCCGGAGTATATATTAGATGGAATTTTCTCAATCAAATCcgatgttttcagttttggtgTAGTCTTACTTGAGATTATTAGTGGCAGAAAGAACACAGGATTTTATCAATCAGAACAAGCCTTGAGCCTTATAGGTTAT GCATGGAAATTGTGGACTGAAAACATGGTTTTGGATTTAATCGATGAGACACTACCTGAAACTTGCAATGTAGTCCAATTTGTGAAGTGCGTAAATGTTGGACTCTTATGCGTACAACAACTCCCAGATGATCGTCCCACCATGTCAAATGTTGTTACAATGCTTGACAGCGAAACTGCGACAGTTCCAACGCCTAAACAACCAGCTTTTGTTCCAAGGAGAGGCCAATCCAACACAACTTCTTCTTCTAGTAGACCGGAAACTTCTTCTTCGATCTAG